TCCCTTCGCTGCATTAGGCGCACCACTTGTTTTTATTTACGGAGATTACAATTACAACGGTTTTTACCACATGGGTCCGGGCGGAGTGCTTTATTTCGCAGGATGGACTTTAATTTTTCTATGGGTAATTTTTAAAATATCTATAAATGTCAAAGAAAACAAATTCATTAAACTTTTAAAATATTGCAGCAAGAACCTGACTTCTATGTATATGACACAATGGATATTGATTTCTTGGGGAAAAGGTATTTTCGGTTTTAGAGAAAATGGAATAACAACTGTACTGGCGCTTATAGGAATGTATATCATATTGACTTTTTCATTGCAGATTCTTTTAGATTTATTGAGAAAAAAAAGCCAGAAATCAAAGGCTGTAGAAGTTTTAAATTAAAAATTTACATTTTTTGTTTTCCGATTAGGATATTATTAATAGATAATTTCATACTTTTAAATTTTTATTTATTCTAAATAAGAATAATTTCTTAATTATAAGTATATTTCATGAGGTTCAAATTAGTATTGCTTTTTATTCTCTCGTCGACATTTTTAATCGCGCAAAACACAATCACTGGTAAAGTAAATGATGAATACGGCAACCCGTTAAGCGGTGTTAACATTCAGCTATTAGGTACACCGATAAATGCAGCAACAAATGCTGACGGATTTTATCAAATAGAGAATCTCGCAAAAGGAAGCTATACTATAGAAGTGAGTTTAGAGGGATATATTTCAAGGAAGCAGACAATTGTTTTAGAAAATTCGCAAAATAATTCGGTTACTACAACTTTAGAAAAAGTTCATAATACATCAAAAGAGGCAGAAAAATTAAATGACGTAGTGGTAAAAGGTGTATCTGAAAAAAGAAAAAAAGAGGAAACAGCGCAAGCCGTTTCTGTAATAGAAATGAAGGAAGCTAAGTTTAAAACTGCTGATTTAGGCGAAGTGCTTGCCCAAACTCAGGGTATTAATGTTAGACGTACAGGAGGTTTAGGCTCAAGAACAAATTTTTCGATGAATGGACTCACAGGAAATCAAATCCGATTTTTCCTTGAGGGAATTCCTTTGGAATATCACGGTTACACTTTCGGGATTTCAACAGTTCCCGTAAATTTAATTGACCGTGTTGAAGTTTATAAAGGTGTTGTTCCTATCGAATTTGGAGCAGATGCACTTGGCGGAGCTGTCAATTTAATTACTCCAAAAATAAAATCTGGTTTTAGCGGTTCTTTTTCGGCTCAGGCAGGATCTTTTGGAACCTATAGAACATCATTGATACTTAGTAATTACAATGAAAAGACTGGATTTTTTATAAAAGGAAACGGATTTTACGACACCTCTCAAAACAACTATAAAGTAGATGTTGATGTTCCGGATGATGCCGGAAAGATCAAAAAAGTAACGGTACGCCGATTTCATGATGCCTACAAAGGATACGGATTGCAGTTAATAACAGGTGTTAAAGACAGAATCTGGGCAAAAGAATTAAGCATCGAAGGTTTTTATACCGATTACACAAAAGAAATTCAGCACAATCAATTAATGGTTGGAGTTCCTTACGGAGAGGTTATGACCTACCGAAAAGCAGCTGGAACTGTCCTTACCTATCGCAATGATTTTGGTGAAAATTTTAATTTAGATTTTACTTCGGGATATAATTACAGAGAACGCCAATTTAAAGATGTATCTGATTACGTTTACAATTGGTACGGTCAACGTATTGAAGATTCTGCCGGAAATGTCAGCGGGGAGATTTCGGAATCTACTGGTCCAAGTGATACGTATACGTGGAATAATGATGTTTTTGCTCGCCTAAAAGCTTCATGGAAAATCAGTGATCAATACGCTGTGAGTTTTACTTCGGCGCCTACCTACTCCAACCAAACTGGAGACGACAGACTTATTACTGGTTATGATCCGGCGAGCGCTGTAAGAGATTTATTTACATGGGTTAATGGTGCAGATTTTAAAATAAATGCATTTAATGAAAAATTAGAGAATCTCTTCTTTGTTAAAAATTATCTACAGAAAATCAATTCCGAAGAAAAAATACCTTCCAATAATTCGGTAATAAAAGAAGACCGAAGCGTAAACTATTTTGGTTTTGGAGACGGATTTCGCTTTAAATTTAATGAACAATTTGCCACGAGATTAACATATGAATACGCTACACGTTTACCACAAACAGACGAGTTATTTGGAGACGGACAATTTATACAAGGCAACCTAAACTTAAAGCCGGAACGCAGCCACAACGTTAATTTTGAACTTTTCTTCAAGTCTAAAGAAAATTATGAAAAGAGCTCCTGGCAGGTTCAGACGAATCTCTTTTTAAGAAAAATAGACAATCAAATCTTATTTGTTCCAGCTCTTGACCGAAATAATATCTATCAAAACGTATTTGCTGCTACTTCTAAAGGAATTGAATTGGCCGGAAATTGGACTTCTAAAAATGACCGACTTTCATTTCACGCAAACAGTACGTATCAGCATTTTTATAACGATTCGAACGAAGGAATATTTGCCGCTTATAAAGGCGACAGAGTTCCTAATCAGCCTTATTTTTTTGCTAACGGAGGCGTCAATTATTCATTCTTCAACCTCA
This is a stretch of genomic DNA from Flavobacterium endoglycinae. It encodes these proteins:
- a CDS encoding TonB-dependent receptor, whose translation is MRFKLVLLFILSSTFLIAQNTITGKVNDEYGNPLSGVNIQLLGTPINAATNADGFYQIENLAKGSYTIEVSLEGYISRKQTIVLENSQNNSVTTTLEKVHNTSKEAEKLNDVVVKGVSEKRKKEETAQAVSVIEMKEAKFKTADLGEVLAQTQGINVRRTGGLGSRTNFSMNGLTGNQIRFFLEGIPLEYHGYTFGISTVPVNLIDRVEVYKGVVPIEFGADALGGAVNLITPKIKSGFSGSFSAQAGSFGTYRTSLILSNYNEKTGFFIKGNGFYDTSQNNYKVDVDVPDDAGKIKKVTVRRFHDAYKGYGLQLITGVKDRIWAKELSIEGFYTDYTKEIQHNQLMVGVPYGEVMTYRKAAGTVLTYRNDFGENFNLDFTSGYNYRERQFKDVSDYVYNWYGQRIEDSAGNVSGEISESTGPSDTYTWNNDVFARLKASWKISDQYAVSFTSAPTYSNQTGDDRLITGYDPASAVRDLFTWVNGADFKINAFNEKLENLFFVKNYLQKINSEEKIPSNNSVIKEDRSVNYFGFGDGFRFKFNEQFATRLTYEYATRLPQTDELFGDGQFIQGNLNLKPERSHNVNFELFFKSKENYEKSSWQVQTNLFLRKIDNQILFVPALDRNNIYQNVFAATSKGIELAGNWTSKNDRLSFHANSTYQHFYNDSNEGIFAAYKGDRVPNQPYFFANGGVNYSFFNLIGKSDKLSLFLDARYVYEFFRSWESASVNPFVIPSQQTFDFGTTYHSNINGIKYALTAEIQNLSNEKNYDFFGVQKPGRSFNIKLVTQF